A single region of the Vicia villosa cultivar HV-30 ecotype Madison, WI linkage group LG4, Vvil1.0, whole genome shotgun sequence genome encodes:
- the LOC131596519 gene encoding uncharacterized protein LOC131596519 isoform X1, giving the protein MARSEWGIQLQSRGGGKWVCSYKKITILVCLFNIAIALYCLRSLYASLYIYSGSVGRNIVVYKPDQIRKMEESDRIRKSYKPVELMKWVKELKGEFSSQNKEVELPQHLKQKIIDEVLQRLVSLTSRSTNESHSQVIAKEREAIEKWRQQKLEEVKLVSVGRISNSTISREEAGMLVKALESDWAVLAEEIGLWIPVEVTNEEHNDKPDGVEDSEEEVLPGRALPHECKPELHTDYDGSAVKWGLTHHKDSAADCCQACLDHAKRAKEGDKKCNIWVYCPSEFGCHSPDVYKHKHQECWLKYAEKPKLNFKDRYPEWYRNSHPSAPVIVPWASGVISA; this is encoded by the exons ATGGCAAGAAGTGAGTGGGGGATTCAACTTCAATCTAGAGGAGGTGGAAAGTGGGTTTGTTCTTACAAGAAAATCACTATCTTAGTTTGTCTTTTCAACATTGCCATTGCTCTCTATTGTCTTCGTTCTCTTTATGCTTCTCTTTATATCTACTCTGGAAGTGTTGGAAGAAACA TTGTAGTGTATAAACCGGATCAGATTCGGAAAATGGAAGAGTCGGATCGAATTAGGAAATCGTACAAACCGGTGGAGTTAATGAAATGG GTGAAGGAATTAAAAGGGGAGTTTTCAAGCCAAAATAAGGAGGTTGAGTTGCCTCAGCACTTGAAACAGAAGATAATTGATGAGGTTTTGCAGAGACTAGTGAGTTTGACTAGCAGAAGCACTAATGAATCTCACTCCCAGGTCATTGCTAAGGAGCGAG AAGCGATTGAAAAATGGCGCCAACAAAAATTGGAAGAAGTTAAATTGGTTTCTGTGGGACGGATTTCCAACTCTACCATTTCTCGTGAAGAGGCAG GGATGCTCGTAAAAGCTTTGGAGTCTGATTGGGCCGTGCTTGCCGAAGAAATTGGCCTTTGGATACCTGTTGAAGTTACGAACGAAGAGCATAATGACAAACCTGATGGCGTAGAGGATTCAG AGGAGGAAGTTCTTCCTGGCAGGGCCCTTCCACACGAGTGCAAACCCGAACTTCATACCGATTATGATGGTTCTGCGGTAAAATGGGGACTGACTCACCACAAAGATAGTGCAGCTGATTGCTGTCAAGCTTGTTTGGACCATGCTAAACGTGCCAAAGAAGGTGATAAGAAATGTAATATTTGGGTTTATTGCCCATCAGAATTCGGATGTCATTCACCAGATGTCTATAAGCACAAACATCAGGAATGCTGGTTGAAATAT GCTGAGAAACCAAAACTAAATTTTAAGGATAGGTATCCCGAATGGTATCGAAATTCTCATCCATCTGCACCAGTGATTGTTCCGTGGGCCTCTGGAGTTATTAGTGCTTGA
- the LOC131596519 gene encoding uncharacterized protein LOC131596519 isoform X2: MARSEWGIQLQSRGGGKWVCSYKKITILVCLFNIAIALYCLRSLYASLYIYSGSVGRNMYKPDQIRKMEESDRIRKSYKPVELMKWVKELKGEFSSQNKEVELPQHLKQKIIDEVLQRLVSLTSRSTNESHSQVIAKEREAIEKWRQQKLEEVKLVSVGRISNSTISREEAGMLVKALESDWAVLAEEIGLWIPVEVTNEEHNDKPDGVEDSEEEVLPGRALPHECKPELHTDYDGSAVKWGLTHHKDSAADCCQACLDHAKRAKEGDKKCNIWVYCPSEFGCHSPDVYKHKHQECWLKYAEKPKLNFKDRYPEWYRNSHPSAPVIVPWASGVISA, from the exons ATGGCAAGAAGTGAGTGGGGGATTCAACTTCAATCTAGAGGAGGTGGAAAGTGGGTTTGTTCTTACAAGAAAATCACTATCTTAGTTTGTCTTTTCAACATTGCCATTGCTCTCTATTGTCTTCGTTCTCTTTATGCTTCTCTTTATATCTACTCTGGAAGTGTTGGAAGAAACA TGTATAAACCGGATCAGATTCGGAAAATGGAAGAGTCGGATCGAATTAGGAAATCGTACAAACCGGTGGAGTTAATGAAATGG GTGAAGGAATTAAAAGGGGAGTTTTCAAGCCAAAATAAGGAGGTTGAGTTGCCTCAGCACTTGAAACAGAAGATAATTGATGAGGTTTTGCAGAGACTAGTGAGTTTGACTAGCAGAAGCACTAATGAATCTCACTCCCAGGTCATTGCTAAGGAGCGAG AAGCGATTGAAAAATGGCGCCAACAAAAATTGGAAGAAGTTAAATTGGTTTCTGTGGGACGGATTTCCAACTCTACCATTTCTCGTGAAGAGGCAG GGATGCTCGTAAAAGCTTTGGAGTCTGATTGGGCCGTGCTTGCCGAAGAAATTGGCCTTTGGATACCTGTTGAAGTTACGAACGAAGAGCATAATGACAAACCTGATGGCGTAGAGGATTCAG AGGAGGAAGTTCTTCCTGGCAGGGCCCTTCCACACGAGTGCAAACCCGAACTTCATACCGATTATGATGGTTCTGCGGTAAAATGGGGACTGACTCACCACAAAGATAGTGCAGCTGATTGCTGTCAAGCTTGTTTGGACCATGCTAAACGTGCCAAAGAAGGTGATAAGAAATGTAATATTTGGGTTTATTGCCCATCAGAATTCGGATGTCATTCACCAGATGTCTATAAGCACAAACATCAGGAATGCTGGTTGAAATAT GCTGAGAAACCAAAACTAAATTTTAAGGATAGGTATCCCGAATGGTATCGAAATTCTCATCCATCTGCACCAGTGATTGTTCCGTGGGCCTCTGGAGTTATTAGTGCTTGA